A region from the Pseudomonas promysalinigenes genome encodes:
- the pheA gene encoding prephenate dehydratase, protein MSEQELKALRVRIDSLDEKILELISDRARCAEEVARVKTASLAEGEKPVFYRPEREAAVLKRVMERNKGPLGNEEMARLFREIMSSCLALEEPLKVAYLGPEGTFTQAAAMKHFGHAVVSRPMAAIDEVFREVAAGAVNFGVVPVENSTEGAVSHTLDSFLEHDMVICGEVELRIHHHLLVGESTKTNSITRIYSHAQSLAQCRKWLDAHYPNVERVAVSSNAEAAKRVKGEWNSAAIAGDMAANLYGLTRLAEKIEDRPDNSTRFLMIGQQEVPPTGDDKTSIIVSMSNKPGALHELLVPFHENGIDLTRIETRPSRSGKWTYVFFIDFVGHHRDPLIKAVLEKISQEAVALKVLGSYPKAVL, encoded by the coding sequence ATGTCCGAACAGGAACTCAAGGCCCTGCGGGTACGCATCGACAGCCTCGACGAGAAGATCCTCGAGCTGATCAGCGACCGTGCCCGCTGCGCCGAAGAAGTGGCTCGGGTCAAGACGGCGTCACTGGCCGAGGGCGAAAAGCCGGTGTTCTACCGCCCTGAGCGCGAAGCTGCCGTGCTCAAACGGGTGATGGAGCGCAACAAAGGCCCGCTGGGCAACGAGGAGATGGCGCGGCTGTTCCGCGAAATCATGTCGTCCTGCCTGGCCCTGGAGGAGCCGCTCAAGGTCGCCTACCTCGGCCCTGAGGGCACCTTTACCCAGGCGGCGGCCATGAAGCACTTCGGCCACGCCGTGGTCAGCCGCCCGATGGCGGCTATCGACGAAGTGTTCCGTGAGGTGGCGGCCGGGGCCGTCAACTTCGGCGTGGTGCCGGTGGAAAACTCCACCGAAGGCGCGGTAAGCCACACTCTGGACAGCTTCCTCGAGCACGACATGGTGATCTGTGGCGAGGTCGAGCTTCGTATCCACCATCACCTGCTGGTCGGCGAGAGCACCAAGACCAATAGCATCACCCGCATCTACTCCCACGCCCAGTCCTTGGCCCAGTGCCGTAAATGGCTGGATGCGCATTACCCGAACGTCGAGCGTGTGGCGGTTTCCAGCAACGCCGAGGCGGCCAAGCGGGTCAAGGGCGAGTGGAATTCAGCCGCGATCGCCGGTGACATGGCGGCCAACCTGTATGGCCTGACCCGTCTGGCCGAAAAAATCGAAGACCGCCCGGACAACTCCACGCGCTTTTTGATGATCGGCCAGCAGGAAGTGCCGCCTACCGGCGACGACAAGACCTCGATCATCGTCTCGATGAGCAACAAACCAGGTGCGCTGCATGAGCTTCTGGTGCCGTTCCACGAGAACGGTATCGACCTGACCCGTATCGAAACTCGCCCCTCGCGCAGCGGCAAGTGGACCTACGTGTTCTTCATCGACTTCGTTGGCCACCACCGTGACCCGCTGATCAAGGCGGTGCTCGAGAAGATCAGCCAGGAGGCCGTGGCGCTCAAGGTGCTGGGTTCCTATCCCAAAGCAGTGCTTTGA
- a CDS encoding REP-associated tyrosine transposase, with translation MTRHHGCRLRHARCSVPGRLYMLTTVTHQRRPLFRDLRCARLVVHNLRHAEQKHHCRSLAWVVMPDHVHWLLELKDTTLGMLMQRFKCQSSNALHKAGIKASPIWQAAYYDRALRRDEDILKAARYIVANPIRAGLVAKAGDYPHWDAVWV, from the coding sequence ATGACCAGACACCATGGCTGTAGGCTTCGCCATGCCCGATGCTCGGTTCCCGGCAGGCTTTATATGCTGACAACCGTTACTCACCAGCGTCGCCCACTGTTTCGCGATCTGCGCTGTGCGCGACTAGTCGTTCATAACCTTCGCCATGCCGAGCAGAAACACCATTGTCGTTCGCTGGCCTGGGTCGTCATGCCGGACCACGTGCACTGGCTGCTCGAATTGAAAGATACGACACTTGGCATGCTGATGCAGCGCTTCAAGTGCCAGTCCAGCAATGCATTGCACAAGGCCGGAATCAAAGCGTCGCCGATATGGCAGGCCGCCTACTATGACCGGGCCTTGCGTCGAGACGAAGATATTCTAAAAGCTGCCAGGTATATCGTTGCTAATCCGATCAGGGCAGGACTGGTCGCCAAGGCCGGCGATTATCCTCATTGGGACGCGGTGTGGGTGTGA
- the rpsA gene encoding 30S ribosomal protein S1: protein MSESFAELFEESLKTLNLQPGAIISGIVVDIDGDWVTVHAGLKSEGVIPLEQFYNEAGELTIKVGDEVHVALDAVEDGFGETKLSREKAKRAECWIVLEAAFAAEEVVKGVINGKVKGGFTVDVNGIRAFLPGSLVDVRPVRDTTHLEGKELEFKVIKLDQKRNNVVVSRRSVLEAENSAEREALLETLQEGQQVKGIVKNLTDYGAFVDLGGIDGLLHITDMAWKRIKHPSEIVNVGDEVDVRVLKFDRERNRVSLGLKQMGEDPWVAITARYPEGTRVQARVTNLTDYGCFAELEEGVEGLVHVSEMDWTNKNIHPSKVVQVGDEVEVMVLDIDEERRRISLGIKQCKSNPWEDFSGQFNKGDKITGTIKSITDFGIFIGLDGGIDGLVHLSDISWNETGEEAVRRFKKGDELETVILSVDPERERISLGIKQLEDDPFSNFVAVNDKGAIVKGTVKEVDAKGAIITLADDIEATLKASEISRDRVEDARNVLKEGEEIEAKIISVDRKSRVISLSIKSKDDAEEREAIQSLKNAPEAAADTTMAALLREAMAKQN from the coding sequence ATGAGCGAAAGCTTTGCAGAACTCTTTGAAGAAAGCCTGAAAACCCTCAATCTTCAGCCGGGTGCCATCATCTCCGGTATCGTTGTCGACATCGACGGCGACTGGGTTACCGTACACGCTGGCCTGAAGTCCGAGGGCGTCATCCCGCTCGAGCAGTTCTACAACGAAGCTGGCGAGCTGACCATCAAGGTCGGTGACGAAGTTCACGTTGCGCTGGACGCGGTCGAAGACGGCTTTGGCGAAACCAAGCTGTCCCGTGAAAAAGCCAAGCGCGCCGAGTGCTGGATTGTTCTGGAAGCAGCTTTCGCCGCCGAAGAAGTGGTCAAGGGCGTTATCAACGGTAAGGTTAAGGGCGGCTTCACTGTCGACGTTAACGGCATCCGTGCGTTCCTGCCGGGCTCCCTGGTTGATGTCCGCCCTGTGCGCGACACCACCCACCTGGAAGGCAAAGAGCTGGAATTCAAGGTCATCAAGCTGGACCAGAAGCGCAACAACGTTGTCGTTTCCCGTCGCAGCGTGCTGGAAGCCGAGAACTCCGCCGAGCGCGAAGCCCTGCTGGAAACCCTGCAGGAAGGCCAGCAAGTCAAAGGTATCGTCAAGAACCTCACCGACTACGGCGCATTCGTGGACCTGGGCGGTATCGACGGCCTGCTGCACATCACCGACATGGCTTGGAAGCGCATCAAGCACCCATCGGAAATCGTTAACGTTGGCGACGAAGTCGACGTACGCGTTCTGAAGTTCGACCGTGAGCGCAACCGCGTTTCGCTGGGTCTGAAGCAGATGGGCGAAGATCCGTGGGTAGCTATCACTGCACGTTACCCAGAAGGTACTCGTGTACAGGCTCGCGTTACCAACCTGACCGACTACGGCTGCTTCGCTGAGCTGGAAGAAGGCGTTGAAGGTCTGGTACACGTTTCCGAAATGGACTGGACCAACAAGAACATCCACCCGTCGAAAGTCGTTCAGGTTGGCGACGAAGTGGAAGTCATGGTTCTGGACATCGACGAAGAGCGTCGTCGTATCTCCCTGGGCATCAAGCAGTGCAAGTCCAACCCATGGGAAGATTTCTCCGGCCAGTTCAACAAGGGTGACAAGATCACCGGTACCATCAAGTCGATCACCGACTTCGGTATCTTCATCGGTCTGGACGGCGGCATCGACGGTCTGGTTCACCTGTCCGACATTTCCTGGAACGAAACCGGCGAAGAAGCCGTGCGTCGTTTCAAGAAGGGCGACGAGCTGGAAACCGTCATCCTGTCGGTTGACCCAGAGCGCGAGCGCATCTCCCTGGGCATCAAGCAGCTGGAAGACGATCCGTTCTCCAACTTCGTTGCTGTCAACGACAAGGGCGCTATCGTCAAGGGCACCGTGAAAGAAGTTGACGCCAAAGGCGCCATCATCACTCTGGCCGACGACATCGAAGCCACTCTGAAAGCTTCCGAAATCAGCCGTGACCGCGTTGAAGACGCGCGTAACGTCCTGAAGGAAGGCGAAGAGATCGAAGCCAAGATCATCAGCGTTGACCGCAAATCGCGCGTCATCAGCCTGTCGATCAAGTCGAAAGACGACGCTGAAGAGCGTGAAGCCATCCAGAGCCTGAAAAACGCTCCGGAAGCGGCTGCCGATACCACCATGGCTGCGCTGCTGCGCGAAGCAATGGCCAAGCAGAACTGA
- the cmk gene encoding (d)CMP kinase: MNSQAPVITIDGPSGSGKGTVAGILARELGWRLLDSGALYRLLAFNASNHGVDLTNEELLKALAAHLDVQFIAAEPGKLQQIILEGEDVSNVIRTETVGAGASMVASLPAVRAALLQRQRAFREAPGLIADGRDMGTVVFPDAPLKVFLTASAEERANRRYLQLKGKGEDVSLSSLLDEIRARDERDTQRAVAPLKPAADAIELDSTELSIEQVLQRIRNELAQRGLV; encoded by the coding sequence GTGAATTCGCAAGCGCCGGTCATCACCATCGATGGCCCGAGCGGTTCGGGCAAGGGGACCGTCGCTGGCATCCTCGCGCGTGAATTGGGCTGGAGGCTGCTGGACTCTGGCGCGCTGTACCGCTTGCTGGCGTTCAACGCCAGCAACCACGGCGTCGATTTGACCAACGAAGAGCTGCTCAAGGCCCTGGCCGCCCATCTGGATGTGCAGTTCATCGCGGCCGAGCCAGGTAAGCTTCAGCAGATCATCCTGGAGGGTGAGGACGTCAGCAATGTCATCCGCACCGAAACCGTCGGTGCCGGCGCCTCGATGGTCGCTTCGCTACCGGCGGTGCGCGCAGCGCTTTTGCAGCGTCAGCGCGCCTTCCGTGAAGCGCCGGGCCTGATCGCCGATGGCCGCGACATGGGGACCGTGGTGTTTCCAGATGCGCCGCTCAAGGTATTCCTCACCGCCAGTGCCGAGGAGCGTGCGAACCGCCGCTACCTGCAGTTGAAGGGCAAGGGTGAAGATGTTAGTCTGTCGAGTCTGCTAGATGAGATTCGTGCGCGCGATGAGCGCGACACCCAGCGCGCAGTGGCCCCGCTCAAGCCAGCGGCCGATGCCATTGAGCTGGACTCCACTGAGTTGTCCATCGAGCAGGTGCTGCAACGTATCAGGAACGAGCTCGCCCAGCGCGGCTTGGTCTGA
- a CDS encoding mannose-1-phosphate guanylyltransferase/mannose-6-phosphate isomerase, with product MELIPVILSGGVGSRLWPVSREAHPKPFMTLPDGQNLIQKTFQRAARLEGVVEVLTVTNRDLLFKTEDEYRSINTRGHAQGFILEPFGRNTAAAVAAAALQLRQTHGPQAYMLVLAADHLIQNETAFADAVAKAVHLAEQGWLVTFGIKPQYPETGFGYIEAATGGVLAGGLKVERFVEKPDLKTAESYVAAGNYFWNAGMFCFQVGAVIAEFEAHAPDVLEAVTQTLDASRCSTSKGYSCLALDADSFAKVPDISIDYALMERSRKVATVPCDIGWSDIGSWNAVSELTCADEQGNRFEGEVMAYNASNNYVSTEDRLAALVGVQDLLVVDTPDALLIAHKDHAQDVKHIVKRLKSDGHSAHLLHQTVHRPWGTYTTLEDGERFKIKRIVVKPKASLSLQMHHHRSEHWIVVSGMAVVVNDDQELMLNTNESTFIRAGHKHRLQNPGVIDLVLIEVQSGDYLGEDDIVRFEDKYGRCDG from the coding sequence ATGGAATTGATCCCGGTAATTCTATCCGGCGGCGTTGGCAGCCGATTGTGGCCAGTATCTCGTGAGGCTCACCCCAAGCCATTCATGACCCTGCCAGACGGGCAGAATCTGATCCAGAAGACCTTCCAGCGCGCTGCGCGCCTCGAGGGCGTGGTCGAAGTGCTGACCGTCACCAACCGCGATCTGCTGTTCAAGACCGAGGATGAATACCGCAGCATCAATACCCGTGGCCACGCCCAGGGCTTCATTCTCGAGCCCTTCGGTCGCAACACTGCAGCTGCAGTGGCTGCGGCTGCGCTGCAACTGCGCCAGACCCACGGCCCGCAAGCCTACATGCTGGTACTGGCAGCGGACCACTTGATCCAGAACGAAACCGCCTTCGCCGATGCAGTCGCTAAGGCTGTGCACCTGGCCGAGCAAGGCTGGTTGGTCACTTTCGGCATCAAGCCTCAATACCCTGAAACAGGCTTCGGTTACATCGAGGCTGCCACCGGCGGTGTACTGGCCGGCGGCTTGAAAGTCGAACGCTTCGTCGAAAAGCCTGACCTGAAAACTGCCGAGTCCTACGTGGCAGCGGGTAACTATTTCTGGAACGCCGGCATGTTCTGCTTCCAGGTTGGTGCAGTGATCGCAGAGTTCGAGGCACATGCGCCAGATGTGCTCGAAGCCGTCACTCAAACCCTTGATGCCTCGCGCTGCTCCACCTCCAAAGGCTACAGCTGCCTGGCGCTGGACGCTGATAGCTTTGCCAAGGTACCGGACATTTCCATCGACTACGCCCTCATGGAGCGTTCACGCAAGGTTGCCACCGTGCCTTGCGACATCGGCTGGAGCGATATTGGTTCGTGGAATGCAGTCAGCGAGCTGACCTGCGCGGACGAGCAAGGCAACCGCTTCGAAGGCGAGGTAATGGCCTATAACGCCAGCAACAACTACGTCAGCACCGAGGACCGCTTGGCAGCGCTGGTTGGCGTACAGGACCTGCTGGTGGTCGATACCCCAGATGCGCTGCTGATTGCCCACAAGGACCACGCGCAAGACGTCAAGCATATCGTCAAACGCCTGAAAAGCGATGGCCACTCGGCCCACCTGCTGCATCAGACCGTGCACCGCCCTTGGGGTACCTACACCACCCTGGAAGACGGTGAGCGCTTCAAGATCAAGCGCATCGTGGTCAAGCCGAAGGCCTCGCTTTCGCTGCAAATGCACCATCACCGCAGTGAGCACTGGATCGTGGTCAGCGGTATGGCCGTCGTGGTCAACGATGATCAGGAGCTGATGCTCAACACCAACGAATCGACATTCATTCGTGCGGGCCACAAGCATCGTTTGCAAAATCCAGGTGTCATAGACCTGGTCTTGATCGAAGTGCAGAGCGGCGACTATCTCGGCGAGGATGATATCGTCCGCTTCGAGGACAAATACGGTCGTTGCGACGGCTAG
- a CDS encoding MBL fold metallo-hydrolase RNA specificity domain-containing protein encodes MQFPALSHHGGTRSVTGSCHQLHLSPTTSLLIDCGLEQGGEAAPGAEFAPIGFDIAGIEALIITHVHMDHVGRIPALLAAGFRGPIICSVPSAKLLPLVLEDAYKLGVSSDPVQVERYLALLQRLVVPLAYEQWHCVVEQGGLACNIRLQRAGHLLGSAYVECDVRIDGAQSASRIVFSGDLGAPGNPLLRPVQSPERADILVLESTYGDRLHSGRSDRQQRLEAVIDRALADNGTILIPAFSLGRTQELLYEIEDILHRKALLNDGRQLPGDDPLQAIDWSRLPVILDSPLAQRITKAYRELHEFWNDEARQRLGEGRGPLAFDQLVCVDTHGKHQAVVNHLKSTGRPAIVIAGNGMCSGGRIVNYLKAMLGDPRHEVVFVGYQAKGTPGAVIQASEGAEGFVQIVLDGELFEIRSKVMSVSGYSGHADQAGLVEFVQAMPSPPRQVVLVHGEPRAKRALQRALEQVLVQSNASTSVFIAL; translated from the coding sequence ATGCAATTTCCCGCCCTATCCCATCATGGTGGTACTCGAAGTGTCACCGGCTCGTGCCATCAGCTTCACTTAAGCCCAACCACTAGCCTGCTTATCGACTGTGGCCTTGAACAGGGTGGCGAGGCGGCGCCTGGCGCTGAATTTGCGCCTATCGGCTTTGACATCGCCGGCATTGAGGCTCTGATCATCACCCATGTGCACATGGATCATGTGGGGCGCATCCCGGCACTGCTGGCTGCCGGCTTCCGTGGGCCCATCATCTGCAGCGTGCCGTCGGCCAAGCTTTTGCCCCTGGTGCTGGAGGATGCGTACAAGCTCGGCGTAAGCTCAGACCCCGTTCAGGTCGAGCGTTACCTGGCGCTGTTGCAGCGTCTTGTCGTGCCGCTCGCGTATGAGCAGTGGCATTGCGTGGTCGAGCAGGGTGGGCTTGCCTGTAACATTCGCCTTCAGCGCGCCGGCCACCTGCTTGGCTCTGCGTACGTAGAATGCGATGTACGCATCGATGGGGCGCAATCTGCTTCGCGTATCGTTTTCTCGGGTGACTTGGGGGCCCCGGGCAATCCCTTGTTACGCCCAGTTCAGTCACCAGAACGCGCCGATATTCTCGTGCTGGAAAGCACCTACGGCGACCGGCTGCACTCGGGGCGCAGCGACCGTCAGCAACGGCTCGAGGCGGTGATCGATCGGGCGCTGGCTGATAACGGCACCATATTGATACCGGCATTCAGCCTAGGGCGCACCCAGGAGCTGCTGTACGAAATCGAAGACATCCTTCACCGCAAGGCATTGCTCAACGATGGGCGCCAGTTGCCTGGCGACGACCCATTACAGGCGATCGACTGGTCGCGCTTGCCGGTCATCCTCGACTCGCCATTGGCGCAACGCATTACCAAGGCCTACCGCGAACTGCACGAGTTCTGGAATGACGAAGCTCGGCAGCGGCTGGGCGAGGGCAGGGGGCCGCTGGCCTTCGACCAGTTGGTGTGTGTGGATACCCATGGCAAGCATCAGGCTGTAGTCAACCACCTCAAGAGTACCGGGCGGCCGGCGATCGTGATTGCCGGTAACGGCATGTGCTCCGGTGGGCGCATCGTCAATTACCTGAAAGCGATGCTGGGGGACCCTCGGCACGAAGTGGTGTTCGTCGGGTATCAGGCCAAGGGCACGCCGGGGGCAGTGATCCAGGCTAGCGAAGGGGCGGAAGGGTTTGTGCAGATTGTGCTCGATGGTGAGCTGTTTGAGATACGGTCAAAAGTGATGAGTGTGAGCGGTTATTCCGGGCATGCCGATCAGGCGGGGTTGGTAGAATTCGTTCAGGCTATGCCGAGCCCGCCTCGGCAGGTTGTATTGGTGCATGGCGAGCCGCGTGCGAAACGTGCGTTACAGCGCGCCTTGGAGCAAGTACTGGTGCAAAGTAATGCATCGACGAGTGTTTTTATTGCACTTTAA
- a CDS encoding bifunctional prephenate dehydrogenase/3-phosphoshikimate 1-carboxyvinyltransferase, which yields MVNAAKTKAAPIIDRLVVVGLGLIGGSFAKGLRESGLCREVIGVDLDAPSRKLAVELGVVDRCEADLAAACVGADVIQLAVPILAMEKVLARLAQLELGDAIITDVGSAKGNVVREARAVFGERLPRFVPGHPIAGSEQSGVEAANASLFRRHKVILTPLEETDPAALAMVDRLWRALDADVEHMPVQRHDEVLAATSHLPHLLAFGLVDSLAKRNENLDIFRYAAGGFRDFTRIAGSDPTMWHDIFLANREAVLRTLDTFRSDLDALRDAVDAGDGHQLLGVFTRARVAREHFSKILARRAYVDAMNANDLIFLAQPGGRLTGRIRVPGDKSISHRSIMLGSLAEGTTEVEGFLEGEDALATLQAFRDMGVVIEGPNHGRVTIHGVGLHGLKPPPGPLYVGNSGTSMRLLSGLLAGQPFDVTMIGDASLSKRPMNRVANPLREMGAVVETGPDGRPPLTIRGGSKLKGLTYTLPMASAQVKSCLLLAGLYAEGATTVTEPAPTRDHTERMLRGFGYEVQSNGPVASLQSGGKLTATRIEVPADISSAAFFLVAASIAEGSELVLEHVGINPTRTGVIDILRLMGGDITLENQREVGGEPVADLRVRGAKLKGIDIPEELVPLAIDEFPVLFVAAACAEGRTVLRGAEELRVKESDRIQVMADGLVTLGIKCEPTPDGIIIEGGQLGGGEVHGHGDHRIAMAFSVASLRASAPIRIHDCANVATSFPNFLKLCADVGIRVAEEGKL from the coding sequence GTGGTAAATGCAGCAAAAACCAAAGCCGCGCCAATCATCGACCGCCTGGTTGTGGTCGGCCTCGGCCTGATCGGCGGCTCTTTCGCCAAGGGCCTGCGTGAAAGCGGCCTGTGCCGCGAGGTGATCGGTGTCGATCTCGATGCGCCGTCGCGCAAGCTGGCGGTAGAATTGGGCGTGGTTGACCGCTGCGAAGCGGACCTCGCCGCAGCCTGTGTCGGCGCCGACGTCATTCAGCTTGCCGTGCCGATCCTGGCCATGGAGAAGGTGCTGGCGCGCCTGGCCCAGCTGGAGCTTGGCGATGCGATCATCACCGATGTGGGCAGTGCCAAAGGTAACGTCGTGCGCGAGGCGCGCGCCGTATTTGGCGAGCGCCTGCCGCGCTTCGTTCCTGGTCATCCTATCGCCGGCTCCGAGCAGAGCGGGGTAGAGGCGGCCAATGCCAGCCTGTTCCGCCGCCACAAGGTCATCCTGACGCCGTTGGAAGAAACCGACCCGGCCGCGCTGGCCATGGTCGACCGCCTGTGGCGTGCGCTGGATGCCGATGTGGAACACATGCCGGTGCAGCGCCATGACGAAGTGCTTGCAGCCACCAGCCACCTGCCGCACCTGCTGGCATTCGGCTTGGTCGATTCGTTGGCCAAACGCAATGAAAACCTCGACATCTTCCGGTACGCTGCGGGAGGTTTCCGCGATTTCACGAGAATCGCCGGCAGCGATCCGACCATGTGGCATGACATCTTCCTCGCCAACCGCGAGGCCGTCCTGCGCACCCTGGACACTTTTCGCAGCGACCTCGACGCCTTGCGCGACGCGGTCGATGCTGGGGACGGGCACCAACTGCTGGGTGTATTCACCCGTGCACGGGTTGCCCGCGAGCATTTCAGTAAAATCCTGGCCCGCCGGGCCTATGTGGACGCTATGAACGCCAACGATCTGATTTTCCTGGCCCAACCCGGTGGCCGCCTGACCGGGCGAATCCGCGTACCGGGCGACAAGTCGATTTCTCACCGCTCGATCATGCTCGGCTCGCTGGCCGAAGGCACGACCGAAGTCGAAGGGTTCCTCGAGGGCGAAGATGCCCTGGCGACCCTGCAGGCATTTCGTGACATGGGTGTGGTCATCGAAGGGCCCAACCATGGTCGCGTAACCATCCATGGCGTTGGCCTGCACGGCCTGAAGCCGCCACCTGGCCCGTTGTACGTCGGCAACTCTGGCACCTCGATGCGCCTGCTTTCGGGGCTTCTGGCCGGCCAGCCGTTCGATGTGACCATGATCGGTGACGCTTCGCTGTCCAAGCGCCCGATGAACCGTGTGGCCAACCCGCTGCGCGAGATGGGTGCCGTGGTCGAGACCGGCCCCGATGGCCGCCCGCCGCTGACCATTCGCGGTGGCAGCAAGCTCAAGGGCCTGACCTACACGCTGCCGATGGCCAGTGCCCAGGTCAAATCCTGCCTGTTGCTGGCAGGCCTGTATGCCGAGGGCGCCACCACCGTTACCGAGCCTGCACCGACCCGCGACCACACCGAGCGTATGCTGCGCGGCTTTGGCTACGAGGTGCAGAGCAACGGCCCGGTCGCGTCGCTGCAGTCTGGTGGCAAGCTCACCGCAACCCGTATCGAAGTGCCGGCGGATATCTCTTCGGCTGCTTTCTTCCTGGTGGCGGCATCCATCGCCGAAGGCTCGGAGCTGGTGCTCGAGCATGTTGGCATCAACCCTACCCGTACCGGCGTGATCGACATCCTGCGCCTGATGGGCGGCGACATCACCCTGGAAAACCAGCGTGAAGTCGGCGGTGAGCCTGTGGCCGACCTGCGCGTGCGTGGCGCCAAGCTCAAAGGGATCGACATCCCTGAAGAGCTGGTCCCCTTGGCCATCGACGAGTTCCCTGTGCTGTTCGTGGCTGCCGCCTGTGCCGAAGGGCGCACCGTGCTACGTGGCGCTGAGGAGCTGCGGGTGAAGGAGTCCGACCGTATCCAGGTGATGGCCGACGGCCTGGTCACCCTGGGCATCAAGTGCGAGCCCACCCCGGATGGCATCATCATCGAGGGCGGCCAGCTGGGTGGTGGCGAAGTCCATGGCCACGGTGACCACCGTATCGCCATGGCTTTCAGCGTCGCGTCGCTGCGTGCCAGTGCGCCAATCCGCATCCATGATTGCGCCAACGTTGCCACGTCGTTCCCGAACTTCCTGAAACTGTGTGCCGATGTGGGTATCCGCGTCGCCGAAGAGGGCAAGCTGTGA
- the ihfB gene encoding integration host factor subunit beta, with translation MTKSELIERIVTHQGLLSSKDVELAIKTMLEQMSQCLATGDRIEIRGFGSFSLHYRAPRVGRNPKTGQSVELEGKFVPHFKPGKELRDRVNEEEHEHP, from the coding sequence ATGACGAAGTCGGAGCTGATCGAACGTATTGTCACCCATCAAGGGCTGCTTTCGTCCAAGGACGTGGAGCTGGCCATCAAGACCATGCTTGAACAGATGTCCCAATGCCTGGCCACTGGCGATCGCATCGAGATCCGTGGCTTTGGCAGTTTTTCCCTGCACTATCGCGCACCGCGCGTTGGTCGCAACCCCAAGACCGGCCAGTCGGTGGAGCTCGAGGGCAAGTTCGTGCCCCACTTCAAGCCAGGTAAAGAGCTGCGTGACCGGGTCAATGAAGAAGAGCACGAGCACCCTTGA
- a CDS encoding LapA family protein, whose translation MRNLKRALAALFVLLLAAVVLFFVLENQQPVALVLFGWAAPEMPVAVPVLAALVVGLAVGPLLGAYGVQRSKRKIRASARQAALSQN comes from the coding sequence ATGCGTAACCTCAAGCGCGCCCTGGCGGCGTTGTTCGTGCTGCTGTTGGCGGCTGTGGTGCTGTTCTTCGTGTTGGAGAACCAGCAACCGGTGGCGCTGGTGTTGTTTGGCTGGGCTGCACCAGAAATGCCAGTAGCAGTGCCGGTTCTGGCCGCGCTGGTGGTTGGCCTAGCGGTCGGCCCGCTGCTCGGTGCCTACGGTGTACAGCGCAGCAAGCGCAAAATTCGCGCCTCCGCTCGCCAGGCAGCACTGAGCCAGAATTGA